TCGCCCGGCATCGGCATTCTGAATTCGAAGGGTGTGCCGGTCGAGCAGGCCGTGCCCGCCGAAGGCTATCGCGCCTGGCATTTCGGCCTGTGCCTTTCGAAACATTTGCACGGTCGCCTCCTCGATGTCGCCTACGACTATCTGAATTGGTGGATATCGGGATGGCCAGGCGCCGTTGTCGCGCGACAGGGATACTGTATTTCCACGCCGCAGCGCTCGCGCCAGTCCATGACGCCGGCCGAATGGGACTACTGGTACAAGGGCGCTACCGCTGCCGAAGACCTGCCGGGTCCGAGCTGTTCGTCCGCGTCAACTCCAAAACGCTGCGCAATACCTTGATCGGCAATTTTCTCGATTGGTGCGGGGTGTCGCTACCTTGCGGTACTGGAGAGGCCGGCATGCCGGTGGGACTGCTGCTATCGGCTCCGCATGGCCGGGACGACGACCTATTGGCCATGGCAATGGCCTTGGAAGATATCGTTGCCGGGTAGACCGACCCAACGCGCTTATCTTTAACACCGCGAGCGGCTTCTGGACGGGATCTCAGACCGAGCTTGCTTTGGGCGCTACCGTTTGGAGAGGCGATTGCAATGTTCAGAGGCTGCGGAATCAGGCAGACAGGCCAGCGCTCGACGAGCGCCGGCACGGTCTCCGTTTCGGCTACGCATCACAGCATGCGCGAGAGGACATCATTCTCCTTGTTCCGATCGAGGAAGCGATGTTTCAGGACTGCGAGAACGTGTAGCGCGACCACGAAGAGCAATGTGTACGCCAGAAGCCTATGCAGCAGCTGGAATAGCCTGAACTGTGTATCGTCCTTGGGTAACAGCTCCGGCACCGTAATTCCAAAGAAAACGACCCCGTCACTCTGCGTAAACGAACTCGACATCGCATACCCCATGAGTGGGACGACAATCATCAACACATAGAGAGCAATATGGGCTGCCTTGGCGGCAGCGACCTCCCATTTGCCGAGGCCGGTTGGCAATTCCGGTACTCCCGCCCATATGCGAAATACGAGTCTCAGAGATACGAGAAGGAATATCAGCAGTCCGAACGACTTGTGGAGCGGATACAAGGCCTCCGGCCCGGACTCGCCTGCCGTGGTCATTACCCAACCGAGTGCGATCATCGCCAACACGATCGCCGCCATAATCCAGTGTAAAACGCGAATTGCCAGCGGGTATCGAGCTCTGCTCATACGTAATCTCTCGGTGGATGGCCGACCACGTCACCTGCCGGCGTTGGACCTATCCGCTGCCCGTGGTTGGAAAACTGCCTGGCATATTGCAGGGCGTTGCCGACGTGTACAGGCATCAACGGCCCGGAAATCATCCATAGCGGCGATCTTCGCCGAAGCTCCACGCTATCTGTGCACACGCCAAATATAAGCCAGCAATATCAAGTCGATAGAAAGGAGCGATGATGCTCGTCTGCCGCTTGATCGTCTTCTGCGTCATCATGGCAGTCTTCGCCATCATGTTCTCGACCGCGGTCATAGACGCGCATCGAGAGGAGTTCATAGCCCGCGCGCTGTATATGGAATGAGATGGATGGACTGGCGCAATTTTCTCCGAACTCGACGAATGGGTAATGCAACATGAGGTTGTTCCTGTCGATCTTTCCGAGACTAAATCCACAAAACATTCATATGCCGTCCACTAAACTGCAACA
The window above is part of the Rhizobium sp. WYJ-E13 genome. Proteins encoded here:
- a CDS encoding cytochrome b, with protein sequence MSRARYPLAIRVLHWIMAAIVLAMIALGWVMTTAGESGPEALYPLHKSFGLLIFLLVSLRLVFRIWAGVPELPTGLGKWEVAAAKAAHIALYVLMIVVPLMGYAMSSSFTQSDGVVFFGITVPELLPKDDTQFRLFQLLHRLLAYTLLFVVALHVLAVLKHRFLDRNKENDVLSRML